The Sinorhizobium sp. B11 genomic interval TCCGTTTGGTCCTGTCATCCGGACCGGCGATAACAAGGAAACGACCGTCAAGGGTGTCTTTGCCGCCGGCGATGCGGCGAGCGCCATGCACAACGCCACGCTTGCTTCCGCCTCAGGGGTACTTGCTGGTGTGCATTGCCATCAATCGCTGGCGATGCAGTCAGCCGGATAGCTCTTGTTCGGTCTAAGGCAGGAACAGCACGTCATATTGATCGAATGCGCCCGGCAGATCACGGACTTTCATCTCCTTCTCGTGGTCCTCGAAGACCACGAGACAATTCTCGTAGAAGCCGGCGAGCATGCGAATGAAGGCTTTTGTGCCCTCAGGGCCGTAGAAGAGCGGCGTGAACTCCATATAGAGCGGCGCGCGGCGGGCAAGCAGCGGTAGCATCGAGCGACAGGCAACCGGCTCATACCCCTCGATATCCATCCAGACGAGACCGATGGACGCCTGATCGATGTCGAGGTCGTCGAGGATGCCGGTCACGGAGCGCACCGGGACGCTGATCTTCTGGTCGCTAGCGCTCTGGCGGATGGCGCTGCTCTTGCCATGATTGGCACTGTTTAGAAAGAAGTCGATCTCGCCTTCACCTTCGCCGGCGGCGCAGTTGACGAGGCGTACCACATCCGCGAGCCCATTCTGACGGATGTTCTGTTCCAGAAGGCGGAAATTGCGAGGGTCCGGCTCGACGCTGACGATGCCGGCAAATGCCCGAGCGAGCGCAAAATAGACGGTCTGGGTGCCGATATTTCCGCCGATCTCGAGCAACATGCTGTCCTTTCTCAGCAAGCCGCGCTGGCGCAGGATCACGAGCAGCCGATCGACGGCCTCCCGTTCGAAATGGCCCTTCCGGAAGACCTTGCGGCCGATATAGTCGGCGGGCGAAAAGCTCATCAGGTGATCGCCTGCATCGACCGTCATGGAGATGACGCGCGTCCCGATATTTTCGATCAGCAGTCGGCGGCCAAAACGGGTGTTGAAGAAACGCGTGGCCAGCGCATTGCGCGCCTTGCGCAAACGACGTCTCCAATATTTGCCAGTTAGCCACGCTTGGCCGGACATTATCGCTTTTCCTTGAGCGGTTCGGCGGCCTTCTCTCTCGGAATGACATAGACTTTCAAGGGCAGCGCCCGTCCACGCACATTGATTTCGCAGCTTTCCACCGGTTCCAGATCAATGCCGGCGCCTTTTGCGACCGGCTCGGAGATCACGATCGCGGCATTGAGTTCCTTGGCGGCCGTCTCCAGGCGGCTTGCGACATTGACCGTATCGCCGACGGCCGTCAGGCTGCGCACCCGCCCATAGCCCATCGTGCCGACGACTGCCGGGCCGGCGTGGATGCCGATGACGATTTGCAGCGGTAAAGGCAGTTCGTCGGAAAGTTCGGCGGCAAGTTTTTCCACCTCGGCAGCAATCGCGGTTGCGGCCGCGACAGCCTGCCGGCAGCCTTCCTCTGGCGTGGTGTTGAGGCCGAAGAGTGCCATGGCGCCGTCGCCGATGAATTTGTCGAGCTGTCCGCCGGCCTGTTCCACCGCCTTGCCGACGATTCCGAAATAGCGGTTGAGCAGGAAGACGACGTCGAAGGGCAGGCGGGTCTCGGTCAGCGTCGTGAAATGACGCATGTCACAGAAGAGTACGGCGATGTCGCGCTCGCGGCCGGGGCTGGTTTCCTGGCTATTGGCGGGGAGGGCTGCTTCTGTCTGCGGCACGAGCAGTGGCGCGACGGTCAAGTCCTTGTCCGGGCGGAGCTGACAGGCGAGGCGTACATCGGCTGCCGCATTGATGCGCTTCAGCGTCGTCTGCTCCAGCTTGTCGGGTGGCGGCAGGGTCCAATAATCGCTGAGAATCTGGACGCGGCACGTGGAGCACTGGCCCTTGCCACCACAAACCGAATAGTGCGGCAGGCCGCCAAGCCTGCTTGCCTCCAGGACTGTAAAGCCGCGTGGCACACGAACCGTCTCGCCGCCGGGATAGTGAACGGCGA includes:
- a CDS encoding FkbM family methyltransferase, translated to MSGQAWLTGKYWRRRLRKARNALATRFFNTRFGRRLLIENIGTRVISMTVDAGDHLMSFSPADYIGRKVFRKGHFEREAVDRLLVILRQRGLLRKDSMLLEIGGNIGTQTVYFALARAFAGIVSVEPDPRNFRLLEQNIRQNGLADVVRLVNCAAGEGEGEIDFFLNSANHGKSSAIRQSASDQKISVPVRSVTGILDDLDIDQASIGLVWMDIEGYEPVACRSMLPLLARRAPLYMEFTPLFYGPEGTKAFIRMLAGFYENCLVVFEDHEKEMKVRDLPGAFDQYDVLFLP
- a CDS encoding adenylate/guanylate cyclase domain-containing protein, whose translation is MTTVWATGIFSERTIRKARLGSGLVMFVFIILHMSNHALGLVSLTAADDARRLFLAIWRNPLGTLLFYGSVLVHLTLVLRGLYMRRSLIMPKNEMAQIVLGLLIPLLLIDHVIGTRIVHALYSYSDNYETIVRTLWINSPKDGVRQTFALLAVWIHGCIGIHFWLRYRSWYVNSSSLLLAIAILLPVLALLGFVEMGRTLSDPSYVQSESDHYEETINTRYYNDPEAREEIAKIRAGLFGSFSAALALVILARARRRLKERATQVAVHYPGGETVRVPRGFTVLEASRLGGLPHYSVCGGKGQCSTCRVQILSDYWTLPPPDKLEQTTLKRINAAADVRLACQLRPDKDLTVAPLLVPQTEAALPANSQETSPGRERDIAVLFCDMRHFTTLTETRLPFDVVFLLNRYFGIVGKAVEQAGGQLDKFIGDGAMALFGLNTTPEEGCRQAVAAATAIAAEVEKLAAELSDELPLPLQIVIGIHAGPAVVGTMGYGRVRSLTAVGDTVNVASRLETAAKELNAAIVISEPVAKGAGIDLEPVESCEINVRGRALPLKVYVIPREKAAEPLKEKR